The DNA region TCCGGTggcgctcttcttcttctcttccgcCTGGTGTCGCTGTCTGCCGGGTGGTTACAGTCAGTCGAGTCAAGAATCTGTAAGTGGTATtgagaaaatgacatttaaacattctttgctgttgttgcttaaataatttttaaaatctagaaGAGAGAACCTGCAGGAGAATTTAGAGATTAGACCTGAAGTTGATGTTCATCTTTGTCTCCATGTGTAGCTGAGGGACAgcatgacaaaaacatttaataatgtCACAAATCACATAATGTTAAGAGTGCTCCaattctccagagccttaatgacctaattattccatttaggtgtggtgcagcagggccgtgcagagacctttggagggtcaggggctcaaagttaaaaaaagggcccattgaacaagatcttaaaactgTGTTTAGGGGTGAGGCGGGTTTTGTTCCGCTATTGCGAGGAcaattgtgaaaatataaatagacaCAGTTTTTCTAATGTCAccatcagacctacgtttttattcacaaaccagtgtataaaaaatattcttgcccataatttgatagttagaggtacagatccccccccccccctcctcaccatggacccatgaacaacatggaggcagagaaactgggtcattattagactgagggcagtcagtttattttgctaaattattatagtgagctaaatattattgctgaggggcacaagcaGGCCTTGTGAgatatagataaaaaaataaataaataaataaaaattaaaaaaactcataaaGGGGACTAGGGGCATTAAGGATAAGAGGGGCAGGGACTCAAGCCCCCTTCGCTCCCCTACCCCTCTGCATGTGTCTGGTTCACCTGGAGACGTCTCTTCTCCCATCAGCTGATGTTACATTCAAATcaatttcaaatctttttttttttaactttgttgtgctttcttgctcaatgacaataaaataagttcTGATtctaattcaattcaaattcaaaatgactttattgatgtcaaaaggaaattaaacGTTGTAACTCATGTTCATTCAAATTTCTTCATTAACTGACGGTGTTGTTTTCAGATGGAAGTTATCAATGCTGCTATAAATTCTTCAGATTaccaatgaacaaaaatatcatCTCTTCATATTCCATGACTGATCCTCGCTGCACCAAGACAGCAGTTATGTAAGTTCTGATAACTGAGTTCCTGTTATTTTCTGAATGTTAATTATTCtgctttaaatttgactttgctttAGTTCTATTAATatcaaagttcatttattattttttatctctcttttgagaaaatgttttttctttcagcttaaTAACACACAGGAAACGTAACATCTGTGCTGATCCAAGTCAGCCCTGGGTGAAGAATGTTATGAACTTTCTGGACAGAAAGTCTTTTTAAAGTTGCTGCCATCTGTCCTGattaaaaatccaataaaatacatttttacaaagtgaTCATGTTTTTAGTATCAGAATTATTCTGTTCCAAATAATCaaagattttgcttttaaatgtaatcactgttgatgtttttatcatttctttttgtaCATGAACTATCCTACATCAGTGACTGGAACCATTCAGATTTCTGCTGAATTCATTTTTCCTTctcttgttctgttttcataattttctctaatcaaacacaaaatcaaaaaaatgtttcctttggtTGCTGGATGTGCAACAGATGACCTTGGCTAACTtttaccagcagggggcgacaatAAGAAATTCTGCTcctatattaaaaatgtattcaaacttAAGACATTATTGAACatgatacaaataaacacatttaatttactgaatttatttagGTGCTTTAGAGGAAAAGGGGCTGAATGCAAAACCaccagggccgtgcagagacctttggagggtcaggggctcaaagttaaaaaagggcccattgaacaagatcttaaaacacaGTACAACAACTTAGCAACCATCCATATTAATCAggaatctaattggatcctatTATATCATTACCATCAtgtggggacaatgcaaagcaaatctagtccatattttccccaacagatataaagtttctgtttctgctgctgacagtcctggagggctgagctgatctgagactgtagctgttaaacagaccagaggagagaaggtcaaaggttatgaaataataatatCATCAGACGTGTTATGATCAGGTTGATTAGACGTGTTATTCTGGTCAACTGAACAAAATCTTTCCATCTGTTGGAGGTCTTCTGTCCCAgttactgcagaaaaaaatcacgAGTCtgcaaaattgcaaaaaaaaaaaaaagacgaaaacTACAATATTTATACATTGAATCAAGCGTTGTCGTGTATTTAACTCCTccactgctgctgtttgtgcCTCTGTTTTTACCAATAGCTGTTACTCACAGCAAATCCTTTGTGTGTGTTAAAGCACCACCAGTTTCTCTCTGTCAGGACTCTTGTGTTGGGTTTGTGCATTTAGCCTTCCAGTTAAAAACCATTTATTCTTTGTATATTTCCCTGAAATTATTGCTACAAACTGTCACAATCCTCAAGCTGTTTATAACTCAAATGTTATCgctgatgttttaaaacatgcagaactAAAGAACCTGGACCTGACTCCTTAGTTTGTTTGAATTTCAGACCAATCTATAAacttccttttctttctaaaatcgTAAAGataatgattttttatttaaataaaaacctttttagaTGAGAATGACGTTGCTGAAATCTTccagtttgattttaaactatgaaacatgaaaaatgttacCACTTCAGAACCTCTTGCTTGTTTGGTACCACAGGGTCCGATTCTGGGTCCACTTTCTAGACAACTAAAGGCTTTGAGGGCCGGAGTCCTGTAACTTTGAAATGTGTCTCTATTTCAGCCCAACcaagtcaaataatgaggtcattagcaggaatctgaggaactgaactgaactgaactgaactgaggaggtgattcagtCATTTGATGAATTTGATTGGACCAGggatctaaaagttgcaggaagtTGAACTTGAGAACTGGAGTTGAAGACCTGCAGCATGTTGTGATTGCAGGATTTCTTAGTGTGACCACCAAACATAGACATTTGGGGGAATAAATGAAAACTCACccaacaagtaaaataaaaagtttgtagtTTAGGGGCCTAGATCTGAAATTCGTTACATTAATAGATCCTTCCAAATCAATACAAAGATTCTGTTGGAAGTATTTCCTCAAATGTACAGGAAGGCGGCCATTTTGGgtcaaaaaagtcatttttcatgtttacttCAAACTTTACTAAAGTAATCTGAGAGATTTTGAGCTGTGGGCTTCAACAGTGCTCAGTGTGGAGATAATGGATGGAGGATGTAAAGGTTTAGTTCAAAACTTTTAAGGTTGGTGTAaattgtgaagcactttggtcaactatgttgttttaaatcaggCATACACATAAATGTGACCTTTACATTTTACTGCTAATTATGGAACtttcatgcttttgttttttttatttttttacaacattcCTGTACTCAAGTGTTTTGCCTCATGTATATGTTTGTAGTGAGTTCTTCTTGTTGAGTGTTAATGCAGATTCAGGCCTCAGAAAGTGCAACTGGAGAGGAAGTTGAGGGAGAGAgatattttaatgctttttttaaatgtaggttataaaagtaaaaaaacaaacatgtgtgtgtgtgtaaagtttGACCTGGTTTGGTGGTTGAATATAGAGTCGCACAGCAGGGAGATCTGACAATGTTTGAATTCAACTGGAGCGTTTTGATTCTGGGAGGCTGATCGTTGGAAGCGAATCAGGTGAGTCTGATGAGTGGATGTGGAACAGCTTCTGCAATTTTTAACAAGTTTAAAGTATAAGCTGACATTTTATCAGTAGGAAACTAAATGCTTCATTATATAGCACTAAATATGAGGTTTCACcttatttctgcaaaaaaaaaataattctaaaattttttaagtttgattcCTGAGGTTTATTACTTGACGTCATTCACAACTAATTCCAGtccattcagtttatttatactgagccaattcacaacaaatgtcatagGAAGATATTTTACATGTCAAATAGATTTAATTCATATTCCgaaatataaaaatcaaatgaacCTCATAATACAGACAGAGTGAAATTCAAATTGATATGCTTCAATTCTGTCCTGGTTATGATGCCTAATaactcttttgtttgtttgttttgctttaggAAAAATTGTAAAATCCAACATGAAATCATGCAGTAAATggtaaaaacaaagataaaagcacaaatacaTACATGTCCTTCTAGTCTTGTGAAATTTTGTTTCTATCTTATATTAGAATCATAGAAGCTTTACAtgtggtaaaatgttttttacttcatgctgtggagatgcaTGTTGGTCTAACCGCCGCTGCATTTCCTCTGTAATCTTCCACTCCACCTAATCAAGTGGAAAGTTTCATTGTCACAGAAGCATTCAGtcactgcaaaaccacagaAACCCAGACTTTtctgagagattttttttttttcatgtttgggTCTTGATAAAGGCAGCACTGCAGCCTGATGTTCGTTCAAACGATCCAGAGCATTTCTATCGTCGCTGTCAGAGGAACATCTGGTCGTCATGAAGGCCGCTAACATCCTCCTGCTCTGCATGCTGGGAGCCGCTCTGCTGTCCACGGTCCTCTGCAACAGTAAGTTCACCTGGAGACGACGCTTCTTCTCCCATCAGCTGATGTCAGTCTGACCGTCTCATTTTTCAGGTGGAAATATGCCGGTCGACTGCTGCTTTGATCTCTTCAAATACCGTATGGACAAAAATCTCTTCTCTTCATATTACAAGACTGATCCCCGCTGCTCGTCGAGTGGAATCGTGTAAGTATTCCTGTTGTCCTCTGTGTGTCATATACGttcatttgttctgttttatttttgactttgttttccttctgtatAACGTGAAGCTCGTTGGCGAGTTTCTCTTCACTTGTCTATTTTCCCCTTTCAGTTTAACGACAAAAAAAGGACGCTCCATCTGTGTGGACGCACAGCAGCACTGGGTGAAGACGATTATTGACTTTCTGCAGAAAAAGTCCCGTTAAAGGATCTGCCTGTTGTCCATATTTATCAGATCATATGAAGGTTTATAAAAGGCGTGTGGCAGAGTGATTCTAATTTTGGCATTCCATTTTGGTTCAAGTAATCATTGTTTACGCTACAATTTGTACAACACCTGCTGTCCTACAGAATTGACTGTAGTGGAGtttttgattgttgttttttcccctttttttgcttttctattctatttttctGTAATCAAACACAAAGTCTTCTGGATGTTTCCTTTGGTTGTTGCATGCTTTcttttactggattttattctaaaataaatggaacTTTGTCAAATggttctgattttttaaatattaataaggAAGCTTTAAGCTAGGCGGGTTTAAGAGcaacattgatttattgttttattatcaaTTTGCAACTTATTTAGGAAACCTGTACATAAAACACATGTcactaaattttatttatgtgatttgttttaattaacagCCAGTCCCTGATTAGATTGTCTTAGTTAACTCTTACCAGCAGGGGGCGAAAAGAATACATTCTGCCCTTAGATTGAAGAgctattcaaaataaaaagatcttTGTACATGTTAGTTTTTACATTAGGTTTTTAATGTCGAAGGTAGaatataaaatcaactttatttagtTGTACATCATAATATAATgtcactatttatttattttttaaatcaaaaacatacctggagttgctttgattctttggTGCTTGtgtgagaaatccttgaatctcctcCGACTCCTGATTTTCCCGCGCGTCGTTCACTGGTGGACGCAAAAGGCGCGCGGATCGCCGTAGCACGTAACTGCGACAGTGACAGACGTACGTAAGTTATTACGCTGCCAAAAGCTATCAGTGTAAAGTTTACATATATTCATAATACAAAACCATCCATTCATAATATATAAACAACAGTAATTTAACTCTTAAATATCGTTTGCGTTTAGCCTATTAGTTATTAGGCGACAATTTAGCAGAGTAAATATGAAATATCTGCTCGATATATTAACATATCGCTTAATTTACCGAAATGCTCAGTCGTGTTCGGACATGTCTGCTTCCGCTTCCGCTTCCGCCACCGGCTCGCCTCGCCCGCTCTACCGGCTGACGGGCGGAGAGAGAGCGTCTGTCTCCCGGGGACATCGCGTTCAAACTCCCGCTGGTTTTCAGCAATGagctaaaagcagaaataattcaGTCAGCCAATACCTAATGTTATTGTTTGGTAATATTCTTCATACTATGGAACTACAGATACATTGATTTAATCTTTGTACACAAAGTTATTGTTagtgaaatatgttaaaagttttactaatacattttaaaaaaaatggttgatTAATGGTGggagtcaaataaaaatataaaacaagaacattttaaataaaagattacaAGCTATCATATAGTATATGTAAAGGGGAAGTACAGAGACAGCTTGAATTCAATCATTTTTGAATCTAAAATTTATTCAGGTGTTTGTCTTGTCCGATGTTTcgatttttcagttttacatccAGGATCTTCAGGGGAACAAACCACAAACTGGAACAAACTGCACAATGTTTAGCGAAGCTACAGTGACCTGAACAATCAGCTGTCAGCAACATTCAACACTGAACCCATTTCATGTGTTTCTGCAGTCATGATAAACTTTTCTAGGTAGAACCACAAACCCAACAGGATACGTTCTGCTCGGTGTGTAactttgtgctgcagcaggGACCGTTTGTTGCACCTGAAATTTCCTTAATAGGACATTAATTATATTCAGAGAGATGAAAAGAGGAGCAAACGTTCATGTACAATTGGGACCATACAGTCAGACTTTTAGCTGGTATAAGAGGAGGTAGACCTCACCACTCTTGTCAATATAAATTTTAATGGTATGAATTTATCCATATCAATGTTTTTATGCTCTATATGTTCCATCTTGGTGAAAAAGCTCATTGGCTGTTTCTGGTAGTCTTGAAAATCCGGTTGAAGCTTTCACATTCTTCTGATgctttgaatatattttttattcacgtttgtcattttgttttgctgatgtaTTTTGTGTTATGATGGTTGATGTACATTGTGGAATACTTTGgtcaaatgtttatgttttcaaatgtgTAATACAagtaaatttgacattgacgtCTAGCTACTAATCCTGAAACTTTCATGTTCTTCAAGTTTTTTTCAAATGCTTCATTTGAACGTATACGAGTGTCTCATGTCTACATTTGTAGTCAGTGTTTGCTAATAGTTAATGCAGAGATGCTGGCCTATGCAGCATTCAGCTAAAGAGGAAGTTGAGGGggagaaatatattttgtgtttttatgtgggTCATAAAACACATCAGTAAAAACACGTGTGTGTATGTATAGCTTGGCTCGGTTTGGTGGTTAAAGACACCTGAAACGACAATCTGTCACGGTTCAGAAAGGTTGCTCAGTGACAACCCAACTGCAGAAAACATCtagaaaaacatgcagaaaacctgctggaaaaaagtcattttggTGTAAAAACTAGACTAAATCAGCCAAGTTTGGGcaaacaaacaaggaatttgaaTGTTCAACATTTGTTGCTGTCACAGAAAACTTTCATCTTACGCTGCCGTTCGTCGAGCCTGTGACTCGCTGTTACACACTCAGCCCCTCTTGCTGATTTGTATGCCTTACAGCCTTTTGCCTCCACAGGTGAGAAGTGTCTATGGCGTAGACAGTGCAGACCTGACGATGCCACTCTGTCAGCTATGCAGTAAATACTGCAAATCATGCACTGTTTGTGGTAAGAGACCTTGTAAAGGAACAGGCCAGGCCCTTCCACATGCCTTCATCCTACTGCACAACCTCTCCGCTGTTCTTTACAAAGTCTTACAGGCTGCGAAAGCTGCATACTGACCCCCGCAGAAATCCGTCAGCACCGACTGAAGCCTGCTGACCGGACGGTGCTGAAGAAGCTCCATGGAGAACACCGGCGACTTGGCAAGGACTCTTCCTGGGGCTGTTTGCGACTCGGACTGCTGGAAGAACCAGCTGTGTCCACGCGAGCCACTGCAGACCAGTTCCTGATCCGCCAGTCGAACCCCGTCCAGACGTCAATCCACCTGATCGCAGCGAACAGATCACAGTGTAGTAACAACATCACTCTAACGGTGCGTTCAAGTGCTAGAAACCTCTGAACCCAAAGAAAGAAGACAGCCGGAGGAGATCCTGCCAGTCGACTTCGATTCAGGCAAAATCTCAACAGGGATTGTCTGCAGAAGCTCCTGTCCACATGCTTCATCAGCGTCATCCTCCTTCCATGAgggtggtggttggtgctgccAGAGACATCCTCCACCTTCCAGAGAACATGTTTCTGAGAATGGAAAGAATTTGTCAGTGACTTTCTTCCACGGTTTTTAAGCCCAACCCCGTCACTAACTTATTTCATCATAATGAAAAGAAGGGAATGTAATGGAAAACGTTATAATATGTCCCCCGTCCCTCTTTTGCTTTAGATTATCTAAATTGTCTTATCATCAGACAGGAAGTAGGCCCTTGATGCTCCAGACTATACGTGTTACTTTCCTGACCCAGAACTTATCAGGATCAGAGCTGAACTCTTTAACATCAAACACAATTCTGTTTTCTTACCAAAACGCAAAAAaaagactagaaaaaaaaaaaacaacctcaaatcattcagtaaataaaggtttaaataCATTCATTTCAGCCTTTTGGAGTCATAGAAGTTTTACActtgacgtttttttttttacttcttgcTATTAAGGTGCAGCTTTGGTCCAACCACAGCAGCATTTCCTTTGCCATCTACTCTTTCTAATGAAGTGGAAAGTTTCACCGTCGCAGCAGCATACCGTCATCGTGTAAACCACCAACACCTCCTCCTTCATTTGACACCTCTAcgccttttaaaatattttaatatttataaaaggCAGCATCTGTCCGCTGTTTGTTCATAAGACCCAGAGCATCTCGATCATCGCTATCAGAGGAACATCTGGTCATCATGAAGGCTGCCAACATCCTCCTGCTCTGCATGCTGGGAGCCGCTCTGCTGTCCACGGTCCTCTGCAACAGTAAGTTCACCTGGAGACGACGCTTCTCCCATCAGCTGATGTTACATTCAAATCAATttcaaatcttgtttttttttttattattttttttgtgctttcttgctcaatgacaataaaaggagttctgattttaattcaattcaaattcaaagttACTTTATTGAtgtcaaagggaaattaaacgtTGTTGTAACTCATGTTCATTCAAAATTCTTCATTAACTAACGATGTCGTTTTCAGATGGAAGTGGTCCCGACAACTGCTGCTTTGATTTCTTCAGATTCCCGGTTAACAAAAATCTCATCGCTTCATATGCCATGACTGATCCTCGCTGCACCAAGACAGCTGTTGTGTAAGTTCTGATAACTGAGTTTCTATAATTCTCTGAATGTTAAttattctgctttatttttgactttgctTTAGTTCTATATatcaaagttcatttattaCTGTTGTGCctcttttgagaaaaatgtcttttctttcagcttaacaggaaaaaaaggacGTAACATCTGTGCTGATCCAAGTCAGCCCTGGGTGAAGAATGTTATGAACTCTCTGGACAGAAAGTCTTTTTAAAGTTACTACCATCTGTCCAGATTAAAAGTCCAATAAAACGCATTTGGCAAAGTGATCATGTTTTTAGTATCAGAATTATTCTGTTTCAAATAATCaaagattttgcttttaaatgtaatCACTGTTGATGTTTGTATCATTTCTTTTTGTACATGAACTATCCTACATCAGTGACTGGAACCAATCAGATTTTTGTTGAATTCATTTTTCCTTctcttgttctgttttcataattttctctaatcaaacacaaaatcatcaaaaatgtttcctttggttgcttttgttcaaaaataaacctgactCTTAACAAATGGTTCAgagttttcagtcttttttgtgtttttcgtGGTGGTTTATTTCAAAGTGTTAAGACATGAAAGTaggtaaagagagagaggaacatgcagcaaaggtcaccagaccgggaatcaaacctgcgacgGCCACATCAAGGACTGAAGCCTCCATAAGTGGTTTGTGTTGAACctctgcaccaccacagcatccCTGAGGTTTTAGTcctgaaaaataatatttaagtaaTATTATTACGATCACTTTAAAAGTCACAACTTACCAGCAACAATAAAACTCattattttattcctgtttgCTGTTTAACAGAAGTAACTCCAGGTCCTGCAACAGATGACCTTGGCTAACTtttaccagcagggggcgacaatAAGAAAATCTGCTcctatattaaaaatgtattcaaacttAAGACATTATTGAACatgatacaaataaacacatttaatttactgaatttatttagGTGTTTTAGAGGAAAAGGGGCTGAATGCAAAAGCACAGCACTGTTTCTATGTGTATTTAGTCTGTTTCCAATCCTAACACCATATTTACtgcaattataaaaataatgttagGATTTACTTGTTTCATACTTAAAGTTTatcccaaaacaaacaactgaagtAGAGATCTGTGATGGGGTTTATTTCTTCAGCTCACTGATGCTCACTGACTTCATGCTTTTTTCTGGTCGACCCACAGCATTTCCTCTGAAATCTACCACTCTGTCTAACCAAGTGGAAAGTTTCACCATCTCAGAGGCGTTCAGTCACTGCTTAGCCACAGAGACCCTGCCTCTTCTAACACCTAGGCTTTGATAAAGGCAGCACCGGTCCGCTGTTTGTTCAAACCACCCAGAGCATCTCTATCATCATTAACATCTGGTCATCATGAAGGCTGCCAACATCCTCCTGCTCTGCATGCTGGGAGCCGCTCTGCTGTCCACGGTCCTCTGCAACAGTAAGTTCACCTGGAGACGACGCTTCTTCTCCCATCAGCTGATGTTACattcaattaaattttactttttaattttgtgctttcttgcgcaacaaaaaacaaaaggaattttgattctg from Xiphophorus maculatus strain JP 163 A chromosome 14, X_maculatus-5.0-male, whole genome shotgun sequence includes:
- the LOC111610850 gene encoding eotaxin-like, producing the protein MKAANILLLCMLGAALLSTVLCNSGNMPVDCCFDLFKYRMDKNLFSSYYKTDPRCSSSGIVLTTKKGRSICVDAQQHWVKTIIDFLQKKSR
- the LOC102218355 gene encoding C-C motif chemokine 4-like, which translates into the protein MKAANILLLCMLGAALLSTVLCNNGSGPDNCCFDFFRFPVNKNLIASYAMTDPRCTKTAVVLTGKKGRNICADPSQPWVKNVMNSLDRKSF